A single window of Methylomarinum sp. Ch1-1 DNA harbors:
- a CDS encoding pseudouridine synthase produces MSNKDQRDPQFLPEKNPLTEIYRDDWLLVVHKPAGLLVHRSPIDRHETEFALQYARAMNGGQYVYPVHRLDRPTSGLLVFARDQQTASTLGKAMMAGAVRKTYLAMVRGWLPEQGVIDHPLRDEPEDKRRKGDPQPVREALTRYRRLATTEIPVEIEGYPTSRYSLVALYPETGRKHQLRRHMKHISHPIIGDANHGRGRHNRYFAKRFGQGRLMLASTSMDFLHPVTGVRLQLNAEPEASFLKLLPIFGDGLLASDFG; encoded by the coding sequence ATGTCAAATAAAGATCAACGTGACCCCCAGTTTTTGCCTGAGAAGAATCCGCTCACCGAAATCTACCGCGATGATTGGTTACTGGTTGTCCACAAGCCGGCCGGTTTGCTGGTGCATCGCAGTCCCATCGACCGGCATGAAACCGAATTTGCCTTGCAATATGCACGGGCGATGAATGGCGGCCAGTATGTTTATCCTGTGCATCGGCTGGACCGCCCAACCTCTGGCTTGTTGGTGTTTGCCCGAGACCAGCAAACCGCGAGTACTCTGGGTAAGGCGATGATGGCCGGAGCCGTGAGAAAAACCTATCTGGCGATGGTGCGGGGATGGTTGCCTGAACAAGGGGTTATTGATCACCCGCTGCGCGACGAACCGGAGGATAAGCGACGTAAGGGAGATCCTCAGCCCGTGCGTGAAGCGCTTACTCGGTACCGCCGCCTGGCGACCACGGAAATTCCGGTGGAAATAGAAGGATACCCCACCAGCCGGTACAGTCTGGTGGCCTTGTATCCCGAAACAGGCCGGAAACATCAATTGCGCAGGCATATGAAGCATATCAGCCACCCGATCATCGGCGATGCCAACCACGGGCGAGGGCGCCACAATCGCTATTTCGCAAAACGGTTTGGGCAAGGGCGGTTAATGCTAGCTTCTACAAGCATGGATTTTCTTCATCCGGTTACCGGTGTGCGGCTGCAATTAAATGCAGAGCCGGAGGCGAGTTTTCTGAAATTACTGCCTATATTCGGTGACGGCTTGCTGGCTTCGGATTTTGGCTAA
- a CDS encoding IS91 family transposase yields MIPISSVIDQFEADFLNQYPSQILPSQLKALQALKICRTRHSPVMQVNCTECEHQTFVPHSCGHRNCPHCQHHESQQWIERQLQKQVPAQYFMITFTLPAQLRTLAWRHQRLLYSVLFECVWETLQTFSRNDRKLNGDPGVIAVLHTHSRALDYHPHIHAVMPAAIVDQCKRLWRTKTGKYLFNHKALAKVFRAKMLTRLARENLSLPKATPHKWVVDCKRVGSGDKALVYLGRYLYRGVIREKDILSCRDGKVTYRYQDSKTKRWQIKTVSGADFLWRVLQHVLPKGFRRARNYGFLHPNSKGTIRILQYLKKLDPQKWLPVIRQRPQMRCACCGGVMAVGRTRIPAVESMALAQTLAPI; encoded by the coding sequence ATGATCCCGATTTCTTCAGTTATCGATCAGTTTGAAGCAGACTTTCTCAATCAGTACCCGTCCCAAATTCTGCCCAGCCAGTTAAAGGCTTTGCAGGCCTTGAAAATCTGTCGAACCCGGCACAGTCCTGTCATGCAAGTGAATTGTACCGAGTGCGAACATCAGACCTTCGTGCCGCATTCCTGTGGCCACCGCAACTGCCCCCATTGTCAACATCACGAAAGCCAGCAATGGATCGAACGGCAGCTGCAGAAACAGGTGCCCGCCCAGTATTTCATGATCACCTTTACGCTGCCGGCACAGTTGAGAACACTTGCCTGGCGACATCAACGGCTGCTTTACAGCGTGCTGTTCGAATGTGTCTGGGAAACCTTGCAAACCTTCAGCCGCAATGACCGGAAGCTCAATGGGGATCCCGGCGTCATTGCGGTCCTGCATACGCATTCCCGCGCACTGGATTATCATCCCCATATTCATGCCGTGATGCCCGCCGCGATTGTGGATCAATGCAAACGCCTGTGGCGAACCAAGACAGGAAAGTATCTGTTCAATCACAAGGCACTGGCGAAAGTCTTCCGCGCCAAAATGCTGACCCGCCTTGCCCGAGAAAACCTGTCGTTGCCCAAGGCGACGCCTCACAAATGGGTCGTTGACTGCAAGCGGGTGGGTTCGGGGGACAAGGCGCTGGTGTATCTGGGGCGCTATCTATATCGCGGTGTTATCCGGGAAAAGGACATTCTGTCCTGCCGGGACGGCAAGGTCACTTACCGGTATCAAGACAGTAAAACGAAACGCTGGCAAATCAAAACGGTCTCCGGCGCCGATTTTTTATGGCGGGTGCTCCAGCATGTGCTGCCCAAAGGTTTTCGCCGAGCCAGAAACTATGGCTTCCTGCATCCCAACAGCAAAGGTACGATCCGGATTTTGCAATACCTTAAGAAACTCGATCCCCAAAAATGGTTGCCGGTTATCCGGCAACGGCCACAAATGCGCTGTGCGTGCTGTGGTGGCGTCATGGCGGTGGGACGAACGCGCATACCGGCGGTCGAGTCGATGGCTTTGGCGCAGACGCTGGCGCCCATTTAA